Sequence from the Puntigrus tetrazona isolate hp1 chromosome 11, ASM1883169v1, whole genome shotgun sequence genome:
aaaacgattaattgcatccaaaattaaagtttacaTAAATTATGGATATGTAGTGTGTCATATATATGTAgtattctatataaatatattcaatatattaatacttgcatgcatgtgtatttaaatatacaaaataaatatacatagtattatattatgtaaacattatgTTATGTAAACTTAAACTTTgcgattgtttgacagcactaataaaatatttaaatataagttaCACTATGTAACCATTTATGtctaaaataaccaaaatgttaataatgagttacttaaaacttaaaaccatCCTCCAAACTAGTGTGTTGTTCTTAAATCCCTAtcgtaaataataataattgtttgtattttttgtcgTTGGGATGAATTTCCCAATTAAATGCATACTTTCTTCGTTCTTCTGTCCGTTTGTACGCTTTTCCTTTGCCTTCCCATTGTTTTCATATTCTCTAAAGGTAATTACTAAACAGTAATTTGACCAATAACGTGTAGGCACTGTACATAATCAACCAATCATGGCAAGTGACCTACAGTAAGTGGTCAAAGCGATGCATATACGCATATACATATTACACTGTAGTCCtcattatatgtataattataaatgatatgttttgcatgtatatatgtattaattatatgtataatttatgcatatacatatagttTTATGCTTCAGCTGCTACCAGTGTTGTTAATATGCGGTAGAAATTAGGTGAGGGGAAGTAAACGATATTAAAGATCAGTCACAGTACAGCTGATTTAGTTTACTGTTTCAGGTGCGGATTCTCTTTCCTGCCACGTGACACACAGCTGCCTGCGGCGGGGTAAATAACCTGACCTCCATGTCTTTTAACTGCTCAGTGTTCACATGTGGATCCTcacgtctctctgtctctttgtgTCAGGCAGGAGGCGGGGTGTGGTGGAGATGCTGCTCCGGTCTGAACGCGATTACGTGTCTAGTTTGAACCAGCTCTATGAGAAATACAAGTCTGCTGAGCAAAAGTACAGAACTACAGTCACTATTACTATTTCATGTCACCTCTTTATCTCTGTCTGCACCACGCGCTGTAACaagtgcatttgtgtgtttctgagaCAGTGTGGCGTTTGTAAAGCACATCGATCAGATGCTACAGCGCCACCTGCTGTTCCGCAACACCCTAGAAGAACGACTGACCACGGATGAGAGAAGCTGTGCTGCCGGGGATGCTTTTCTTAACCTCACTGGACAGAACGATGTAATGACATTTACTGCTATAACAAATACATGTAATcctttattaaaacaatcaaaagttACAGTGTAGACTTTTACATTatcataataatgtttaatatataatgttatatttgaaCTTTTAAGTTCATTAAATGATCCTAAATTGATGAAGCTTTggtaaatgtttcttgagtagcAAATCAGTATATGTGAAtggttttctgaaggatcacgtgacactgaagactgcagtaacgctaaaaattcagctttgcatcacaggaataaattactttaaacatataaaaatgtatagttatatttaaattatatatttgatgttattttgatttgtagtgatattttacaatatacattCATTGTCCTCAGAAGTCTTTCTCTGATGCATATCTTGGATACGTTGCCGGTCTGGGAACTGTCCTGAGAAGAGAGATCAGGGCAACTTCACCCCACAGCAATCCACAAAATGCAGAGGCAAGAACTTCCTTTTTTACGTTATGAAAGATGCTGAAGCACACGGGGATGACTGTTTTGTGTCCATCTCAGCAGCAGCAAATGAGTCTACAGCAACCGGTCCCCACTCACATCTAAATTCATGCATAAGTTGCTGCTGACGTATAAATTtgataatatagttttttttaactcttgCATAAATTAGTTTTATGCGTTTATGTTTTTCTGctaggaggagaaagagagctTCAGATTGCTCTCGCTACTGTTCGCTCCTGTTTCCCGCATCCACACATACCTGAACATCATACAGGTCAGTCACGTGCTTGCAGAATAGACTTgataaaaatatgtgaaaaatacGTTTGCAGTAACACGCGCGCAATGCCTGTTATTTTCAGCTGAGACTATTCTAGATTCACGAACTCCTGCTTTCCCAGTGATGTGTTTATGTAAACAGCAGAGATTTTCATGAAGAAGTGATTGGAAACTGGGTCCAGGAAAATCGTGCATGCATTGTaatcatataaaaaatgttaaagcatttaaatttcttttaaacatttagtaaaaaaaaagatctactGGGactcattattatttattatattattatcgcTTTAGATAAAAACGTCTGCTAGatgtctaaatgtaaatgtattattagtttCATACCTCATATGGATGaccgttcaaaggtttggtgtcagtaagatattgtaatgtttttgaaagaagtcaatattgtaaaaaagtcatttttttattcctgtgatggcagaGCTTAATTTTCTGTCATTTCAACTCAGAATTCAggattgtttaattaaaagaaacgTCAATAGaacagtatttaatttaaatagaaatattttataacattataaatgtcttcactgacACTTTTGATCAGTCCCATAATACaactattaatttctttttaaaaaagtgctgtatgcattgtattttttgagCTTCGATTATAAGTATATTActgcagattttattttacaaagagATGAGTCTCTTTCTATGACGTTCGATGCTCAAATGTGTGATCTGACTCTGCTAAATAGCTGACGTTAAATTTAGGTcgagaaaagtaaaaatatggaaaacattGTGATGCTAGACATGACATGGGGCTAGTAGCCTACGAGATGGCAGCGAATGCTACAGCACAGTCGAGCAGGGTCCAGATGGCATTACCGCATTGCTGAACTAATGCCACCTAAATCTGCTTTTCACACTGCTGCACTACTGTCTGAGACAAGCAGTGCAGGTTCAAGTAATCCAAGCAGCCAGTGCATCTTCTTAAGCGACTGAAAATTATAGCACTGCATCTCTACTGCTCTTTCTATTTCCACCAGGCCTTGTTACGCAGCTCTGGCGCTGGGCATGCAGACTGGTGTTCACTACAGGAGAGCGAGCGGGCGCTGTGGGGCCTCTGCACAAGCTGTCACATGACACTGGCGAAGGCGGGGCCATGCGAAGAGGGGGTGGGGCCTGAACAAGGGTCAGTCCTGTTATTTTGCCCGTTTATCTGCATGTAAAGCTtcagaaatgtgaattttgtgACGTGGTCTTCTGTTTAACTGGATGAAACCGGCTTTTGTGGCAGGTGGCTGATGCTAATTTTAGTGTGTCTGCAGTTTGAGAAGCAGGTGCTGCGCCGAGAGCCCCGACTGTGGCCCTTCCGCTTTTACCAAGTACTGTGCCAGCACTAATGCGGATACAGCCAGCGTCGCAGCAGGCGCAGGCATAGACAGCACTGTACACCAGAGGAAATGCTGTCGTGTTGGCATTTCACGGACGCTGCCTCGGCCCAGTGGCATTTTAAGGTAATCCAGCATGTTATACagaaattaaagcaaaaaaaaaaaaaaaaaaaaaNGTAATGATAGGatcttaaatataattacatataaacattacatGTAGCTACTTTCATAATGGAGTATGTAATtggatatttaatttatttaattgcgCTTACtagatgtaaaagaaaaaattaagttGGGCATCTcctttctgaaatattaaattagctTTCCTTTTCGTGAAAATGTTTGacagtttaacatttttcttagaaatgtaaaaaaaaaataatgttcaaCTTAAAACACTGAAAGTACGCAATCTTAGATTTTTggataacactttacaataaggcgTCATTGgttaacatcagttaatgcattaactaacatgaacaaacaatgaacaatgcacTGATTAAGCTACTTATTAATCACATTTACTGTActtgttattttatattctttatgtAGAGCACCTGGAATGGTATTCTGCAATGTCCCTGTTACAtagaaaattatataaataaaaatgctttaaatttggAGCAATTGTAACAAATCTCAAAGTATTAAAATCTATATAATTCAGTTTGAGCCTGTATTTAGAGACTACTTGGATTGGATTTTTACATACAtggatgaatcatttatttaaaatgataaagttaaataatttttatttaatgttgacTAACAATTCCCCGTTTAAACTACGTTTGTAATCAGCAGTCAGTAATTAAATTAGATCAATTTTCAAATACCTATACTAAACTGTGTCCTCTCAGAAATGGCCGAGAGCATATGTGTGATGTGCCCCCTGGTGGCTGGACAGCAGAGTACATGTGGAATGGCAGCGCAGGGCAGAGCCACACGGGTCCCATCTGCGTCCCCTTCCCTCGTCATCCTAGAGAAGCCGGGCTCTTTCTGAACCGCGTGCCACCTGTAGGTGTCGGGGGAAACCTCAGCACTGCTGCCAAGAGTCAGAGCTCCTCGGCTGGTCTGGCCGTGCGCGTGTGTGGCTCCCCGGGGCTCAACGGACGGGTGTACGCCTCTGAGCTCTACCCTCCGCCGCATCGTCTCGATGACGGGGACACAGACTGCGACGTGGCCGACGCATCCGTTTTTGACTTCTCTTCGGTAACGACCTGCAGCCCGGATGAAACTCTGAATCGGCTCCGGGGAGCGGAAGCGCgagatgatgaggatgatgatgaagaggacAGCGAGGTTCCAGTTCTCCTCAAACCCTCGTACACTCACAACGCTTCAGCCGCGCAGGCAGGGGGAGCATTGTGCATGCAGTGGCAGATTCCCAGGCGGGCTCCTATTCCTGCCGAGGTTCGCATTGGAGCGCAAGGAAAGACACGTGCCCCGAAACCACACAGAATCCCCGCCAGTGCCTTCCGGCCGATTTGGGACCCGgcttactcacaggtttgaaaATTGCTACAAACCCACTGCATCCTACAATTCTGAATCACTGTTTTGTCCCCTTGAGGTCCACTTACAGTGTTGTTCAAGCTGTTTTGTGCCAAACACATAGGCCGCATCTGAAATCACACACTCTTTAAGTAGGGACACCTTTAGTAATTTCTCAGTGATTGTTCAAAGTTATGAGCGTGTAGTACGGATACGTACTCAGCTGCCTTTCACAAATCCTCTCCCATGactttatgaaataatatattttatagtatatattatggAATAGTCTGTTATAAGCCACTTCAGAAAAATACCAGAAATGGCAAGTCATCCAGggattttccacatactgtgaAATCAGACATCCTCTTTTCACATCTTTTATATAGTGGAAGTAGTATAACAGAATAGTAGGATATTCGTGCACTACATAATGGATTAGTATGTGTTTTCAGATGCAGCCGTTTAAATATCACATGACTAAGAACCATTACTAAGAAAAACGCTCACCTTTTCTCTTTCAGGGCGATGCGACTCCTGCAAAAGAGAACTCTGTGTCTTTCAGTGCAACCAATCAGATCATTAATCAGCAGCAAGAGACCGACCAATCACGGTAAGGGACGTACAGTCGGGTTTGGTGACCTGTCAAAATATGCAGTAAGCAACAGAACAATCTCAGTTTTTAATCCGTTAAGATTTTATGTAAACTTATTTCCATGGCTTTTACATCCCTGTTTTGTAACTGTGGTTTACATCATTGTGTTTACGTCATTTTGACTGAAGGACATTGGGCAGGAcatggaaatgttttttggcctttttttcaGATTAATCGATTAATCAAAACGATAATCTGCCAACTAGATTATCAAAATAATCGTTTATGGCTGCagttaactattcctttaagggcACTCCAAAGTAGTAATGTATGTGTTGTTTTAGATCTGCATACAGAGGGACTGGAGTCCAGCGGGCTGAAGCGGTGTGGCATGACAGTGAAGACAGCGAAGGGCCCTGCAGTACAGTCTGACACTGATGCAACTAACCATACACAGGGAACGCTTCTACTTCATCCAATGAAAtagttggaaacttttttttaaaaaatctgaaattacaAATGACGACTACTACTCACTGTGAACTGACATGAAGCCATGACCAGCGCTAAATTCAACATCTTAAGCATGATGTGATTTGTCAGAGAGAAATTTTGATGTAATAGAATGCACATAAACTGAGGAATAAAAACTTTCAGTAGAAAATAAGACTGCGAGTTTATTAATGAGTCTCATGGAGAACATGGTACAAAAGCAGTTACAGGCCTTAAATgctcacacgcgcacacacacacacacacacacacNTTTGGGAATTACTAACACTTCAAACCAAATTGACCAATCATCTCAGTGGGAGTGAGATTCTACACgtacaggatgtgacatcactACAAAACACTGCAGTCCCTCTATGGCTGATGACCTCGGAGACCATTTCCGTGGTCGATTGGATAGGAATTGCTCTGGTGATGAAGCCCTTCCTGTACGGACCTGGCTCGGTTGATGGAGCGGACCTGAATGAGAGCAGGAGGCGTGATTTACAATAGAACATTCTGACCGCGTCCCAAACGTCACGAGTTTTGGGAAACGGCCCGATGGATGTCCTGACCAGCCCAGAGGACGGGGGTTAGCAGGACAGGGTCATAAGGTCACAGGATTGTGAGTTTGAGTCCTCTGCTTCTCTGTAACAGTACTGCcctaaagtgcaaaaaaaaaggctcaCCGCACACTATTAAGACACACAAACTTGACACTGGTCCACACCAAACACTCTACAACAGTGTGTGAATCCGGTGGGTCTCAGACTAAGATTGTCAGTAGATACATCAGCAACTGGGCTGCCATGGCGCCGAGGTGAGTAGTGAGGGCAGATATGTCACTTTGTACAGAATACTTGGAGCGCACACGCACAAATGGACGATCGGAGGTGTTGTCTAGACATTTCTTCTACGCATGGTCAAGGCGAATGCTTACATTTTGTTCAGTACTGATATTGAAGGCACATTAAGAGTCTGGTGCGGAAATCAAGGGGCGTAAGTATCGGTTTGTGACGAATCAACGAATAGATGAGTACGCCTTCAAGGGGAGGGGTTAAGACATCATATTGGCTTTAAATAGTGTAAGGAAAAAGCTCTCATCAAAATGTTAAAGAGTTCACCTGATGGGTACAATCTCTGGTCAAGGTCACGGCTGTGAGTTAAAGGCAACCAAAGAGAGGCGTGCTTAGGGTGTTCGGGTTGAACCCTggttgacctctgacctgcaACCAAATAAACATCCACAGCATAGTCTGACGGTGGTGAAAGGCCTCGGAGCAGCATTTCCATTAGTGAATGTGCTGTCGACGAGCACATGACCTTGCGTAGCTCTGCACGGATGTGAAAAATGAGTGATAACCACATTCCTCAAGCATCCTCAGGTTTTCATTAGCATCAGATTGTCTGCTTCCAGGTTAAACGTtaaaacacgcacacatacac
This genomic interval carries:
- the LOC122354278 gene encoding uncharacterized protein LOC122354278 isoform X2; protein product: MKSHEGELEREISKVQGMVCELRAGFSRALLELNQIQQGDTELQSQLEDTRHGCNKRALHLESLVLSLKEELEEVRCQFRQLCETQDRKPPENPGIENNGVDDSSGQSNGAAEAPPLSPVGGDFLIHCYLQGLQVWQWARQNTGADSLSCHVTHSCLRRGRRRGVVEMLLRSERDYVSSLNQLYEKYKSAEQNVAFVKHIDQMLQRHLLFRNTLEERLTTDERSCAAGDAFLNLTGQNDSFSDAYLGYVAGLGTVLRREIRATSPHSNPQNAEEEKESFRLLSLLFAPVSRIHTYLNIIQALLRSSGAGHADWCSLQESERALWGLCTSCHMTLAKAGPCEEGVGPEQGLRSRCCAESPDCGPSAFTKYCASTNADTASVAAGAGIDSTVHQRKCCRVGISRTLPRPSGILRNGREHMCDVPPGGWTAEYMWNGSAGQSHTGPICVPFPRHPREAGLFLNRVPPVGVGGNLSTAAKSQSSSAGLAVRVCGSPGLNGRVYASELYPPPHRLDDGDTDCDVADASVFDFSSVTTCSPDETLNRLRGAEARDDEDDDEEDSEVPVLLKPSYTHNASAAQAGGALCMQWQIPRRAPIPAEVRIGAQGKTRAPKPHRIPASAFRPIWDPAYSQGDATPAKENSVSFSATNQIINQQQETDQSRSAYRGTGVQRAEAVWHDSEDSEGPCSTV
- the LOC122354278 gene encoding uncharacterized protein LOC122354278 isoform X1, with translation MKSHEGELEREISKVQGMVCELRAGFSRALLELNQIQQGDTELQSQLEDTRHGCNKRALHLESLVLSLKEELEEVRCQFRQLCETQDRKPPENPGIENNGVDDSSGQSNGAAEAPPLSPVGGDFLIHCYLQGLQVWQWARQNTGADSLSCHVTHSCLRRGRRRGVVEMLLRSERDYVSSLNQLYEKYKSAEQNVAFVKHIDQMLQRHLLFRNTLEERLTTDERSCAAGDAFLNLTGQNDKSFSDAYLGYVAGLGTVLRREIRATSPHSNPQNAEEEKESFRLLSLLFAPVSRIHTYLNIIQALLRSSGAGHADWCSLQESERALWGLCTSCHMTLAKAGPCEEGVGPEQGLRSRCCAESPDCGPSAFTKYCASTNADTASVAAGAGIDSTVHQRKCCRVGISRTLPRPSGILRNGREHMCDVPPGGWTAEYMWNGSAGQSHTGPICVPFPRHPREAGLFLNRVPPVGVGGNLSTAAKSQSSSAGLAVRVCGSPGLNGRVYASELYPPPHRLDDGDTDCDVADASVFDFSSVTTCSPDETLNRLRGAEARDDEDDDEEDSEVPVLLKPSYTHNASAAQAGGALCMQWQIPRRAPIPAEVRIGAQGKTRAPKPHRIPASAFRPIWDPAYSQGDATPAKENSVSFSATNQIINQQQETDQSRSAYRGTGVQRAEAVWHDSEDSEGPCSTV